The DNA window CCTTTCACGTTTGTCTGACATATTGCAGGCGCTAAATGCGAACATCTCTGCTCACCCTCTGTTTAAAGACCAATAGAGCTATATCATGAATAAAAGTGTGCGGAAGAAGGGGAAACTTGTCTGCAGAAGATTTCCCACCGTCCATATACGAGAATCTGAGATGGACAGCTATGCCGTCCTAGCACTCTCGTCCGTTTGTCACAACATTCTTACCTCACTGGACCCTTCTATTTGCCGAGGTATGGTAATCCCACCAGGCTTTCCGTCTCTCAGGTTGCATCTCGTGATGACATATGCGCAAATACTCAGTACGAGCAACTACCGATAGCTTGCCAATGCCGAGCTATCGGGCCGTGACAATCAATCTGCTCAGTGACATAGTAACTGGCATTGACAGGTGCGATAGGTATACCCGGCTTGACTCGACAACCATTGAATATGCTGATTCCGATCAAGACTGAAGGTGTACATTCTTGTTTTGTAAAGACTGTTACATCTGCTCGATGCATAGACTTTGTGTAAAAAATATAGCCAACAGCTTGATAATCTGACGCAAGCCGCAATCGGAGAAAGAACCCCAAGCAATTAAAAAGCACAGATACTGGATTTTGTTGATAATAACTCCAAAAGAGCGATTGAGTCGGCctcgctgctcaagctctctGCCACAGCTCCAAAGATGACTGAACTTGTGCAGCATCGGAGAATTTCCCCGAGTCTGTACGCATATGCTCCTCCATACTAAGCTGGTGGCATGGAACATGTTTCCTTTGTGTTTGTTGAGCTGAGCTCGTtatggaagaagcaaagtaCATCGATTCGTTATGGCTGAGCTAGACTAGTGAGCCTGTACGCCTACCAATGCATGGCCAGCCTGATACTAACATCCTGAATACTTACCGGATGGGCGATTAACGTTATCAATTAAAATTGTTGACACAAAATGCAGATCCGAcatcagcagccagagccatATGATGCCGCGTTTTCCACACGTGGCTACCTCGAAGGTATCCTGCCATACTCTGGAAGGAAAACGTCAACGGATACATGGAACACAGCCCCCAAACCTCTTGTTCTTTCCCGTACTTCATCAAGGTCGTAGCCGACTGGAAGGATATTTGGTCCAAAAATGCCGCCAATGCAGCTACCCGTGGCGATAACCGCCTCTGTCAACGGAAAAGAAATGACGTTCAAACAGATGGCTGCCTTGTTCTGCGCCTGGCACTCTGGTATTTGCGTTCGTCGAACCCATTTGCTCTACTAAGCGACTTTCCGGAATGCTTCATCTAGAGTAACGTCGTCTTCCATTCAAAATCGACGGATGTCTGCAGTAGTAGAATCATGAACATGAGATAGGCAACTAGTGTATATCCCTCGAGCGCATGTTTGGTCAAGGCATATTCGAGTTTCACCGCTGGCTGGATATTGGTGCACGAAGACGATGGATttctcgccatcttgatggctAGAAGTGCGTAACGCGTACTTGATCATCTACGGAGGTTATAGATGGGACCCATATGATCTGAGCTAGGACCCATGAGACTAATTTGGCTTCCCGTCTATGATACCAATATAGATGCTCATCAGCGGCAAACGGGTGAGCGATACTTGCTGTACTGCACCTGAGCCTGAAGCAACTGGACCATTTCGGACCTGGATACGATGTTGGAGAACGATTAACCTTGAACTTTTCTTCTATAAACTGCAGCATTCAGTGTGATAattgaagaacaagatatATTTTGAGGCTTGCctgccaacatcaacactCTAAGCTTTATTGCGGAGATCTTCGGATATTCTAACCGCTGTGGAGACTCACAaacgcagcagcaagaggccCATGCTTGCTGGACGCTTGAAATTAAGAATTAGCATTCGGAAATCTCATTCCGGAAGCTTGGGAAGCAAACCTCATCGAAGACGCACATGATCGGCGGCCGTACCGTTGAGAGTTTAACGTATCGATCCCTGCGACCTTTCTGTGCCCCGGATCTGTGACCCCCTATTCAAGAAACAAGCAGCCCAAGATTCCCTGCCCAGACAGGCAATACTTTTAAAacaattttcttttcattttgttTGCCCAGCTGGGAGCCTAGGATGTGAGAAGTCTTGGTGCTGCGTTTGGTCGTCATTCGTGCCGTTGGTGAAATTTTTGTGGGAGCTATATGAAGGACTTGcatcctctttttttcccatcgcAAAGCCAATACCACGCTTGCTTTCTTCTGCAACTTTGTTTCATGTTTGTAGCCAACAGATCACAGGGTGGCATTTTTCCTGCATGCCGACTAGATTACATGATGCCTACAGATACCGGAAAGAGAATGCTCTCTCTGCAAGCCCTCTTGAATCCCGCCTCGCCTGGCTATTCTGCTACCTGCTTTCGACAGCCTGATTCAGTATTAGCGACTGAATCAAGATTACCACCGACAGAAATACAAACTGCCACAGATATGTCGCCTCTGCCAAAGGTCGAGCCATCGGCAAGCACCGTCAGCATGACCAAGTCAAAACCTTTGGGACCAATCAACTTTGCACCTTTTGAAGAAATCGATCAAGCGTCATATCGGGAGATGAGCCGGTTTCGCGTCAGCCCGTTTGGAAAAATACGACAAAGCTGCCAACACATTCCCTACAATAGTTCAAAAAAGGACTTTTTCGAGAAGACGGGGAGAGAAAGTATTGAAGGTAAGGGGGAACCTCTCCAAAGAAATAGGAGACTGGTTGTCCTTGGAATTAGACTAAAATAGACCTGCCGACAGTATTCAAATACGAATTCCGATTGCCAGATAGGGAAAAGATCTATACCGTCATGTGGGATTATAACGTCGGCCTTGTTCACATGACTCCATTCTTCAAGTGCCTGGAGTATACCAAAGTAAGGCTCAAATTATGCCATCAATTTGCCTCTCGAGTTTCTCTCTTCCTAATCATCAACAGACCACGCCGGCACAGATGTTGAGCCAGAATCCAGGTTTGAGAGAAATATCGCCCAGCATCACTGGCGGCGCCGTATCAGCCCAAGGTAAGCCCAAACGCATTCAATCTCGCGGTTGGTCGCTTACGAGCCCCTTTTCTATATAGGATATTGGATGCCTTACCGGTGTGCCAGAGCGGTATGTGCGACCTTCTGTCAAAAGATTGCAGGCGCACTGATTCCCCTCTTTGGCCCTTCGTTTCCCTCCGAGTGTACTCCGGCGCCTTTCAACTCTACTCACTGCAAGGGCATGGTGATTAGCCAGCAACTCATACTCAAAGCAACCGAAGAGGTCGAGAAATATCGCCAGGGGCAGAATAGCGGGTTTATCAAGGCTGTCGGCGAACTAAGCAGCTCTCGTCGGGTCGAAAGCTATACATTGCGTCGCAAGCACGAGCGCCAAACCACACGTGTGCCCATTTTACCGTCGCAATGCCGTTCTGCTTGGAATACAGTCGATGGATCGGTCGCTAATCGACGCGCTATGGAAACTCTGGCCCAGAAGATGGTGTGCGAAAGCCGCGAGGCCAACAAGATGTTGCTTGGGGCGAGCCGCAGTGCTCTTCTGAATCCAGCTGTGCCCAGCCAAACCCCATGCCAGAAGGAGAAAGCAAACACATTCGGTCCGCCACGAACAGAAGTGAATGtttatgaagaagaatggggATCCAAACGGCGTAAACGAGCCTCAGACGAACGGATCACGATGAATTCGCCCagcagaggagagagacTGCACCAAGAAGAGCACTTGGGGGTAGCTGAAGTTCTCCTGAGCTTGGCCACAGATATCCGAGACACGGCACCTCCATCCTCATTGACTGTGGAAATGCCAAACCACGACGAAGACTTTCACGGGCGACATCGCAAAAGGAAGCGACCAAAGCCTCTAATACTTTAATCACCGGATGCTGTCGCCGGTGCTGAAGACTTGTTTCCCtttccatttctttctttctttttttttttttttcaatctTGAAGCCGTTTGTCTGCGTAATAGTCGCTAATTGCTTTTTGAGATACCCCATTGGGCTGGCACCTGCAAATCAGACTGTGTTTTTGTGTTTGTTTGGGATCATCTTTCGGAGAGACGTTTGGCGTATCTGCtttacctttttttgtttttgcatATTTGGAATTCTGAATTTTTATTGAGATTAGGAATATTGTTCGGTTAATTCAAGGCGTTTTTTGTATTTGTAGTTTTGGGTTTATTGAATTTTGTAAGGATTGTTGGtattttggcttctttgttGGTTAACCTCTAGGCTgtttaatttaattcttTGATAGGACCATATTGACATCTTCTACGCGCCATCCATCTTACTTGGTACTTCGGATGGTTACCGGCCAGGTACCCGCTCGTCTCTGCATCGCCTAGCGGTACCTCCCCGCCATCTCACTCTGGGCTCGCCGCCCGGTGCCCTGATTGGCCCGCCGCCTCGCCTCTGCCTCAGGCATGAATAACGCGTCCCACTATCGATCCCCGCTAGCACGGATTGGGATTTTTGCGACAACCACAGCAAGGTCGCGTCAAACAAAGGATGCTATTTGTTTACGCGGGGGCTttcaacaagaagaaaaactaTCACCGCCTCAGccagcttctttctttcattgCTTCTGCTGGCCAGCCGATGTGACAACGCCCAATTTCTCGTTCAGCCCGGGCCACTGCCGCTcctttcatctcttctttcatctccccttggcagcatcgccCTCGAGCGCTTCGTATTTGGCCAGTCCGTCCCTCATTGCTGCGTGTCTCAGGCCTATTTGGAACACCCCTGCCCAGCACTTTATCAACCGCCTTTTTCGAGCGCCCAGCATCAACCACGACTTTCCACAAGCCAAACAGCTCTCAGCCAAGAGAAATCGCTACGATGGATTCCGACGACGACTCCGTCTTCCAAATTGAAGACGACTCCGACGGATATGTCCCCAAGCCCGTAAGTTACTCTTGACCACATCGCATGGTTCCTACACCGAAGCGCCTGCACCTGTGATGCGCTGCCTTTGTGTGAAGCGACTTTGTATTCTTCTGTCAAAGGATATTCAATTGCCGGCGCATCTGGCTGTTGGGCAGCAATTCACCCATCTTTCCCCTCCATATTTCGATTGCGACAACCCGACTACGCTCTATCCTATGCGCCGACCCAACGCCCTTGGGAAACGACCTTTACGCATTTCCTTCACCTCTGCTTTGTGTGTCCACCCTGCGGCAGCTAACATATCTCCTGTAGAAAGGCAAGGCTGCAGCCGCGAAGCCGGCCGTCAAGAAAATGGTGCAGACAACTCTGAAAAGCAAAGCGCCGCCGAAGAAACGGCCGATCATTGACCTTGagagcgatgaagacgacgaagatgtgGAAGCGTCGTCCGGCTTTTCAAACACTCCACCTACTGctaagaagcagaagacggCGCCACCGCCCAAGAAGTCGGGCACCAAGCCGTTGGTAGAGGTTGAAAATGATAGCATGGCAATTGACGACGACCCCAAGCCTgccggcaagaagaagacggcgacggaGACGTACCAAAAGCTGACCCAGCTCGAACACATCATCAAACGTCCCGATACATATATTGGCTCTGTGGAAAAGACGGACCAGCAGATGTGGGTCTACAACAAGGAATCAAAGCAGATGGAATACCGCAACATCACCTACGTCCCCGGTTTCTACAAGATTTTTGATGAAATTCTGGTCAATGCTGCCGACAACAAACAGCGTGACAGCTCCATGAGCATGATGAAGGTCAACATTGATCGAACCTCTGGCGAGATTAGCGTCGAGAATAACGGCAAGGGTATTCCCATTGTCATgcatgagaaagaaaaggtgTACATTCCTGAGCTGATCTTTGGTCATCTGTTGGCTGGATCCAACTTCGACGAtaacgagaagaagacggttGGTGGACGAAACGGTTACGGTGCAAAGCTGTGCAACGTTTTCAGCACAGAATTCACATTGGAGTGCCAGGACAGCGAGCATGCGAAGCGATACAAGCAGACGTGGACAGACAACATGCAGGCcatgcaaaaggccaagatcaCTTCCAACAAGACCTCTGATTTTGTTCGGGTCACGTTCAAACCTGATTACCGTCGATTTGGAATGGAGGAAGGCATTACAGACGACCTTGAGGCCCTGCTCTACCGAAGAGTCTACGACCTGGCCGGCACAATGCGAGGAGTCAAGGTCCAGCTCAATGGCGAACTTATCAAGATCAACAACTTCAAAGCATACTGCGACCTCTACGCAAAGTCTATTGCTGGCGAGAGGGGTCAGGAAGAAGGGGGTAATCCGACTTGTACCGTTGAAATCGACAAAGACAAGAGCCATCCCCGGTGGGAAGTTGGCTTCACTGTATCAGATGGTACATTCCAGCAGGTTTCATTCGTAAATTCGATTGCAACAACGTCAGGAGGCACTCATGTCAGCTACATTGCCGACCAAATCACAGCATCTCTCCTCAAGGCCGTGACGAAGCTGAAAAAAGGCCACGGCTTGAAGCCGGCGCATCTCCGAAaccacatcttcatctttgtcaACTGTTTCATTGATAACCCTGCATTTACTTCGCAGACCAAGGAGCAGATGACTACCAAGACTTCTCAATTCGGCAGCAGGTGTGTTCTGGGAGAGGACTTCTTGAAGAAGGTTGCCAAGTCCGACGCAATTCAAAACATCATGGCCTttgctgagaagaaggcagacaagatgatggccaagagcGATGGAAACAAGCGCTCTCGAGTGAGCAATGCTAAACTTGTGGAAGCCAACTTGGCGGGAACCAGGCGTGGCCACGAGTGCACGCTAATCTTGACTGAAGGAGACTCTGCCAAAGGTCTGGCTGTTTCTGGACGAGCCATTCTTGATCCCGACCGTATCGGCGTGTTCCCACTTCGTGGTAAACTGCTAAACGTTCGAGACGCTTCCATTGACCAAATCACCAAAAACCAAGAGATTCAAAACATCAAGCAGTTCCTGGGTCTCAAGCACAAGCAGACGTACACTGATACGAAGAACTTGCGTTACGGTCACCTCATGATCATGGCCGATCAGGATCACGACGGTAGTCATATCAAGGgtcttctcatcaacttcCTCCAGGTGCAGTTCCCCTCACTGCTCCAGATTCCAGACTTTTTCCGAGAATTCATCACACCCATCGTCAAAGTCTGGCAGGGCCCCAACCCCAAGAAGCCCCAAAGATTGAAGTCGTTTTTCACACAGCCGCAATATGAGGAATGGAAACAAGAACGCGGTGGCGAAGTCAGCAGATGGCATTACAAATACTTGAAGGGTCTGGGTACCTCCACCAATGAAGATGCCCAAGTGTACTTTACGAACCTGGACGAACACTTGAAAGAATTCAGTGTTATGAAGCCGGAGGAAGCGGATCTGTTCGACCTGGCTTtttccaaaaagaaagcTGATGCCAGAAAGGAGTGGCTAGGCGGCTTTGTCCCTGGTACATACCTGGACCATTCCTCAAAGCTCATCACCTATAGTGACTTTGTGAACAAGGAGCTCATTCTGTTCAGTATGGCGGATAACATAAGATCCATCCCGTCAATGATTGATGGACTGAAGCCTGGTCAACGAAAGGTGCTGTACGCCTGTTTCAAGAGAAACGTGGTCAAGGATGAAAAAGTTGTGGAGCTGGCTGGTTACGTCTCTGGACTGACTGCTTACCACCACGGCGACATCTCGCTGCAGCAGACGATTGTTGGATTGGCCCAAGACTTTGTGGGCTCAAACAATATCAACGTCCTCGAGCCCAGCGGTAACTTTGGTTCTCGACTTGCTGGCGGCTCGGATTCTGCTAGTCCTCGTTATATCTTTACGCGACTGTCCCCGTTTGCTCGGGcaatcttttcctctctcgaTGAGCCAAGTCTAAACCACCAATTTGAGGATGGAAAACAGATTGAGCCAGAAGTATTTGCTCCGGTCCTGCCCATGGTGCTTGTCAATGGTGCCGATGGTATTGGCACAGGTTGGAGCACCTCTATCCCCAACTATCATCCGCTAGAAATCGTGAAGAATCTGAAACGACGAATGGGCCGtcttgaggaagatgataGCGAAGAGAAACCGTTTGAGACAATGACCCCCTGGTTCAGGGGCTGGAAAGGTGCACCAGAGGCTGCCGGCCAGGATCGATACAAGTTTAACGGTATTGCCTACCAAGATGAAAAGAACCCGAACGAAGTGGTCATCACTGAGCTTCCAATTCGCGTCTGGACCGATGATTTCAAGGCTCGCCTTGAAAAGATCATcagcggcgttgatggccCTACCTGGATCAAGGACTACAAGGAGTTCAACGACCACAAGACTGTCCACTTTGAGATTCAAGTGGATGAGAAGCACATGGCCAAGGTTTTGGAAGAAGGCCTGCTTGAGCGATTCAAGCTCACTAAGCAAGTTGCAACTTCAAACCTGGTCGCTTTCAATACTCGTGGTCAGATTCGCAAATACGAGAAGGTGGAAGATATTTTGGAAGAGTACTATGTCTATCGACTCGAAATGTATCAGAAGCGAAAGGTATGAGATCATCCAGACTGGCAGCTGATTTACGGTTGACTAATAACACCTGCATATAGGACCACTGGCTTGGCGTCTATGATGCTGATCACCGGAAACTGAAGAACCAGGCGCGCTTTATCCAAGAGATTATCGACGGCGATTTGATCgttggcaagaagaagaagactgtCCTTGTTAAAGAGCTGCGTGACCACAAATACGAGGCATTCCCTCCTGTCAAGAACAATATGAAGAAATCgactgaagaggaagaggacgaggaagaagatggcgaggaaAGCGCTCGTGATTACGATTATCTTCTTTCGGTAAGTTTGATCTGTCGTCAATCCAAATACCTATTGTGTAGCAAGAGTTGTCGCTAACTGTAAGTTTTCTAGATGCCGATTTGGTCATTGACTGCAGAAcgtcttgagaagctcaaggaagCAAtccggaagaagaaggctgaatATGATGAACTCAATGCCAAGAGCGATAAAGATCTGTGGTGTGAAGATCTGGCTGGTTTTGAGGCTGAGTGGGAGAGGCATCTGGCTCTGAGTGCGGAAATCCAGACCAATATTCGCCGCATGGGCCGCCGAGTATCCAAGAAGATAGGAGCCGGTGCTGGTGGCCGcggcaagaaggccaagggagcagatgatgattacgagccagagaagaagggccGAAAGAAGGCAGCTCCCAAGGTAGAGACCAAGACGGCACAAAGGTTTGCTGAGATGTTCAGTGCTAAGCCCAAGGtcaagaaagaggaggagccGGAGACAGTTGAGCTCTCTGATAACTTTTCTGATGATGACTTTGCTGCCCTTAGCAGGAGTAAACCAGCGGCAGCCAAACCAGCTGCGGCCAAGCCAGCTGCAACCAAGCCAGTTTTGACCAAACCAGCTGCGGCTAAACCATCACAGTCGCGATCAGCTTCCGAGGCGCGATCAATTTCAGCGCCACGATCTATTTCACAAGCACCATCGATTTCACAGTCTGAAGAGCCAGAGGTGGTGCCGGTCCCTGTCCGCAACAaacgagcagcagcttccaaaGCCAGAACCTTGTTCGATGCGTCCTCGGAtagcgatgaggacgacgataAGATGCTTGGCGATGTCGGGGCGTTGGTCAAGGGCATTGGTAGCAAGCCGCCTGGCGAATCCAGCGCGCGAGTGAGTCTGCACGCAATGAGCCGGCCTGACTCGAGCCACGGCAATACAGGCTCCGGGGCAGTCTCAAAGCCAAAAATAAAGTCAGCCAAGTTATTTGACTTTGACACCGATGATGAGACGAATTACGAATTGTTGGCCAAACCGTCGCCACTAAAGGCTGGGAGCCAAGGACcgggcgacgacgacgaggacgacttGGCCGCTCCCAAATCGAAGCCTGCAGTGAAAGCGTCAGCAGCGGATACCAAGAAACGCGGCCGGACAGCAGGGGCAAAAAATaaggaagagggcaaagCAGTGAGCAAGCACAAGGTAACGCTCAAAGCTGCAACCACAACCTCGACCCTTTCTCCAGCCGCAAAAAGATATGCTGCTAAGAAGAAGGCGCTGAATGATTCGGACGACGACATGGAAGATTCATTCGCAGATGAGTTAATCGCTCCGAGGCCAGCGGCACGGGCAAGACCTGGACGGGCTGCGGCTGCAAACAGAAAGGTCATcatcgacgatgaagatTCATCCATGAGCGTTGACGAgcaggacgaggaggaggaagaagaggaggaagaagagagtgacgACCCCTTCATGGTGGAGGATGATGATTGAAGCAATGGCTGACTGCCCCATGTCGTTGAGAGTTTATGATGTCTTTTGGAGATTGGATTTTCCGGTGCATAGGTTTATTTGACATGTTAGTCGTAGACAGGTTGGTCCTGCATGACTGTGGTAGTACATGATGGTCTGCTAGTATATTGGCTCTTTAGCTCGATAAAGCATTGCTTTGTGTTTGGTCTATTGTATATAAAAGTGTTAGTCAACGATCCAGTGACGAGCCTGCGAGGGCATGTGCTGTGTAAAATGAAGTTTGCCATTGTAATTATCGTTATGTAGCTTGTTTGTTGAACAGTAAAAGGCGAAATGAGTGTCGCGAAAATGGACATAACTATAATATGCCACCATGAGACAAAAATGGAACTAGCTCAGCATAACGCTATGGCCTTTGTATCAAGCAAGTGCCCAAATCATCTATTAACAACGTTAAAACAGGATGTTTCCGCTACACTACTTTCTATGATTCACATTATAATTTGCTTTACCGCCATATATGTATCACTTTttactctttctttttcttgttccctTAATTACTAGCTAGCATTTAATTCAGTTACTATTAGCCTAGAAGGCTTCTGGGTGGGAAGAGCCTTATAGCCAATGGATTACTAGAATAATAAACACTACAATAGTTACCGAAATAAATGTCCAACTTGATTCATGTTCAACCTCATTCCACATGGACTATATTATGGGGCTTATGGCTTAGACAATGTGAAAAAAATCACGCGGTAGCGACCAAGAAACCTTGTCGCCAATTGTCAACGTTAATACTGCTTTTCACACGAAACACCTAGTGCCGCATCGTGCCTAGTAACAGCCAATAAGCTGGTCCCTAATGGCCATGGGCCAGACTGGAAGACTTTGCTCGCTGTATTACACGCCAAGGTCATAATAGGCTGCGTGAAGTAtgtatattaaaatataattacaaGCCTTAAAGCCAAACATTTTGTCTTTGTTGATTAGTCTAATTGTAATAAAAGGCTGGGCAATGGCGTATAGGGTGGGCGCCGTTAGGAACAACATGCATAAACGTCAAACGCGCTCAACTGCAAGAGGGATACCCGATCCTCTTAGCGTACACAGCATTAAGGATTTTACTTGCAAGTATTTACTCTAGGTCAGTAGACGCAGCACGGTCCAAAGACTCAAATAAGAGAGCATGGTAAGATAAGACATTCAACGATAAGGGACTGGAACTGGAATAGTGCCACTGTAAAGAATATCACGAGTCATGAACATAATTTTGGAAGTGTACATATATATCAGATTGATAGTTGCCCGGCCGAGCTTCTCCCACCGGGCGTAAATAGTTATGTGTGTGTATGAGGTAAAAATGTTGAATTAAAGTAGAGTAATTTGATATAGAAATCGACGTTGTCACACGTGTTGAACTTGGCCAACGTCACTAGCCCATTGATACCTGCACCTGTAACCACTCCCCCCACCATATAACTACCTAATCCGGCCCTAATATCAACCTTTTCAGATCTTTGTTGGTTTAGCGCTGAGTTTGATTCAGGCATCTGTTCTTCCGCAAATGACGTTTAAGAGCATCTGGCCGGGAAAACCTTTGTTGACATTTCGGACAGTAAAAGCCCTTAGAGGGGTTTCTAAGTATATTAGAATTCCTTCCTGTTTAAAATCATTAGAGGGGGGCAAGTGCTAACAGTTTACAGGAGTGTGCTTTATGTCGTTTAAAGGTATATTTCGTTGTACAATGCTTCTTGCATTGGCAGGTAAAACCCTGTGCTATTTTGGTACTAGTCTCAGCTCTGCTGCAAGTATATTAGCATCACCAATAATAGAAATGGATGTAAAGTAACCTACTGGGGGATATTAACCGTAGCAGAGCCAGGCGGACTGATCATAGTCGGGTCGGCATGTATGCTTGAAGGGTTGATTGTTGGCTGATCTGGATAATTGGTGACATAGATGCCAGTATGCATAGAAACTGGGCCGGCGTCCTCTAAAGCATAACTGCAGCTGGAATAGACATGACCAGTTGTGCCAGGTCTTTTTACGCTATATTGTCAGTACGGGGAGGATCGTTGTCATTTTTAATAGGACTGAAGACCATCTCATCGGTAATCGCGCCAACCGGAAGCAGGAAGCCTGCCGAGCATGGAGGAGACAATCACTTCATCCTGAAAGTGAGAGCTATCCGCACTGACCTACCTGACTTGCCCATTGTTTTCTGCTCTTACAATGATGCGCAATCCTTCGCTAGCTCATTCATACCCTGTATGATAGTCGCCTACGACTAGACGCGATCTGGCGGGGTTTGTAGTTTCGGTAGACGACGAGCCATCTCGTCGTCCGGGGCAAGGCTCGAGACCTCTAACAGTTGGTGTCTCTCAAGCTGTCTCCTATATATAACCTTGAATTGGAAGGAAGCGCAAAGTTCTCTTCAACGTCACACCGCCTTCCGTAGAGCTCAGTCGAGCAGAATGAAGAACTGGGGGTTTTGTAACTCACGACAACGCCTGCTGAGGCAGGGCAGAGTCAAAATCTTCCCCGAGTTCCGGGTCATGGTTCAGTGGATATGGCTCGTCTGCCGTTTGTTCGGCGAATGCCAAGGTGTGCCCATTGCTCAAGAAGTCCATGAGAGTGGATGCAAAAATTGTATAAATAATAACTGCAAGTTAATAAACTGTAGGAGCAAAGCTGGATAGTAATTAGGATTGATAGAGAAGTGTTGTAGAAGAATTTTCGTGGACTTGGAAGGATTGGCAAGACCTATTTATACCTCACTCAACACACGTCCTCCATGGCCGGGACGCGTCGCTACATTAAGATGGCCATGGTAACTAAATGCCAAAGTAACGCGACGTAACGTGACGCGACCCAACAGACGCGAATCAGAGGGCAGCAAAGGTAGGGGTGGTGGTGGaattggtggtgg is part of the Trichoderma atroviride chromosome 1, complete sequence genome and encodes:
- a CDS encoding uncharacterized protein (EggNog:ENOG41), which produces MPYRCARAVCATFCQKIAGALIPLFGPSFPSECTPAPFNSTHCKGMVISQQLILKATEEVEKYRQGQNSGFIKAVGELSSSRRVESYTLRRKHERQTTRVPILPSQCRSAWNTVDGSVANRRAMETLAQKMVCESREANKMLLGASRSALLNPAVPSQTPCQKEKANTFGPPRTEVNVYEEEWGSKRRKRASDERITMNSPSRGERLHQEEHLGVAEVLLSLATDIRDTAPPSSLTVEMPNHDEDFHGRHRKRKRPKPLIL
- a CDS encoding uncharacterized protein (BUSCO:EOG092D068O); this translates as MDSDDDSVFQIEDDSDGYVPKPKGKAAAAKPAVKKMVQTTLKSKAPPKKRPIIDLESDEDDEDVEASSGFSNTPPTAKKQKTAPPPKKSGTKPLVEVENDSMAIDDDPKPAGKKKTATETYQKLTQLEHIIKRPDTYIGSVEKTDQQMWVYNKESKQMEYRNITYVPGFYKIFDEILVNAADNKQRDSSMSMMKVNIDRTSGEISVENNGKGIPIVMHEKEKVYIPELIFGHLLAGSNFDDNEKKTVGGRNGYGAKLCNVFSTEFTLECQDSEHAKRYKQTWTDNMQAMQKAKITSNKTSDFVRVTFKPDYRRFGMEEGITDDLEALLYRRVYDLAGTMRGVKVQLNGELIKINNFKAYCDLYAKSIAGERGQEEGGNPTCTVEIDKDKSHPRWEVGFTVSDGTFQQVSFVNSIATTSGGTHVSYIADQITASLLKAVTKLKKGHGLKPAHLRNHIFIFVNCFIDNPAFTSQTKEQMTTKTSQFGSRCVLGEDFLKKVAKSDAIQNIMAFAEKKADKMMAKSDGNKRSRVSNAKLVEANLAGTRRGHECTLILTEGDSAKGLAVSGRAILDPDRIGVFPLRGKLLNVRDASIDQITKNQEIQNIKQFLGLKHKQTYTDTKNLRYGHLMIMADQDHDGSHIKGLLINFLQVQFPSLLQIPDFFREFITPIVKVWQGPNPKKPQRLKSFFTQPQYEEWKQERGGEVSRWHYKYLKGLGTSTNEDAQVYFTNLDEHLKEFSVMKPEEADLFDLAFSKKKADARKEWLGGFVPGTYLDHSSKLITYSDFVNKELILFSMADNIRSIPSMIDGLKPGQRKVLYACFKRNVVKDEKVVELAGYVSGLTAYHHGDISLQQTIVGLAQDFVGSNNINVLEPSGNFGSRLAGGSDSASPRYIFTRLSPFARAIFSSLDEPSLNHQFEDGKQIEPEVFAPVLPMVLVNGADGIGTGWSTSIPNYHPLEIVKNLKRRMGRLEEDDSEEKPFETMTPWFRGWKGAPEAAGQDRYKFNGIAYQDEKNPNEVVITELPIRVWTDDFKARLEKIISGVDGPTWIKDYKEFNDHKTVHFEIQVDEKHMAKVLEEGLLERFKLTKQVATSNLVAFNTRGQIRKYEKVEDILEEYYVYRLEMYQKRKDHWLGVYDADHRKLKNQARFIQEIIDGDLIVGKKKKTVLVKELRDHKYEAFPPVKNNMKKSTEEEEDEEEDGEESARDYDYLLSMPIWSLTAERLEKLKEAIRKKKAEYDELNAKSDKDLWCEDLAGFEAEWERHLALSAEIQTNIRRMGRRVSKKIGAGAGGRGKKAKGADDDYEPEKKGRKKAAPKVETKTAQRFAEMFSAKPKVKKEEEPETVELSDNFSDDDFAALSRSKPAAAKPAAAKPAATKPVLTKPAAAKPSQSRSASEARSISAPRSISQAPSISQSEEPEVVPVPVRNKRAAASKARTLFDASSDSDEDDDKMLGDVGALVKGIGSKPPGESSARVSLHAMSRPDSSHGNTGSGAVSKPKIKSAKLFDFDTDDETNYELLAKPSPLKAGSQGPGDDDEDDLAAPKSKPAVKASAADTKKRGRTAGAKNKEEGKAVSKHKVTLKAATTTSTLSPAAKRYAAKKKALNDSDDDMEDSFADELIAPRPAARARPGRAAAANRKVIIDDEDSSMSVDEQDEEEEEEEEEESDDPFMVEDDD